A genomic window from Halorubrum lacusprofundi ATCC 49239 includes:
- a CDS encoding adenosylhomocysteinase, whose product MSETAYSPVSQHLSDIETAREEGRRKMDWALQHMPILNALREEFVNEQPLAGETIAMAMHVEAKTANLVELLADGGAEVAITGCNPLSTHDDVSAALDTHESITSYAVRGVDDEEYYDAMHACIAHDPTITVDDGMDMVKLVHEEYPDLIDSIIGGAEETTTGVHRLRAMDADGELHYPVFAVNDTPMKQLFDNVHGTGESSLATIAMTTNLSWAGKNVVVGGYGQCGKGVAMKASGQNANVIVCEVDPRKALEAHMEGYEVLPMVEAAKKGDVFITTTGNRDVITREDFEEMQDGVLLANAGHFDVEVNLDDLDDLAVDRFEARDGVEGFEMADGRVLNVLAEGRLVNLAAPISLGHPVEVMDQSFGVQAVVVRELAANGESYEPGVHDVPDDLDREVAEIKLDAEGVEHDALTDEQREYMGSWEHGT is encoded by the coding sequence ATGAGCGAAACCGCGTATTCACCGGTGTCACAGCATCTCTCGGACATCGAAACGGCCCGCGAGGAGGGGCGCCGGAAGATGGATTGGGCGCTCCAGCACATGCCGATTCTGAACGCGCTCCGCGAGGAGTTCGTCAACGAGCAGCCACTCGCCGGCGAGACGATCGCGATGGCGATGCACGTCGAGGCGAAGACGGCGAACCTCGTCGAACTGCTCGCCGACGGCGGCGCCGAGGTCGCGATCACCGGCTGTAACCCGCTCTCGACCCACGACGACGTGTCGGCCGCGCTCGACACCCACGAGTCGATCACCTCCTACGCGGTCCGCGGCGTCGACGACGAGGAGTACTACGACGCGATGCACGCCTGCATCGCCCACGACCCCACCATCACCGTCGACGACGGGATGGACATGGTGAAGCTCGTCCACGAGGAGTACCCCGATCTCATCGACTCCATCATTGGCGGCGCCGAGGAGACGACCACCGGGGTCCACCGCCTGCGCGCGATGGACGCCGACGGCGAGCTTCACTACCCCGTCTTCGCCGTGAACGACACGCCGATGAAACAGCTGTTCGACAACGTCCACGGCACGGGCGAGTCGTCGCTCGCGACCATCGCGATGACGACGAACCTCTCGTGGGCCGGCAAGAACGTCGTCGTCGGCGGGTACGGCCAGTGCGGGAAGGGCGTCGCGATGAAGGCCTCCGGCCAGAACGCGAACGTGATCGTCTGCGAGGTCGACCCCCGCAAGGCGCTCGAAGCACACATGGAGGGGTACGAGGTCCTCCCGATGGTGGAGGCCGCGAAGAAGGGCGACGTGTTCATCACGACGACCGGCAACCGCGACGTGATCACCCGCGAGGACTTCGAGGAGATGCAGGACGGCGTCCTGCTCGCGAACGCGGGCCACTTCGACGTCGAGGTGAACCTCGACGATCTTGACGATCTCGCCGTCGACCGCTTCGAGGCCCGCGACGGCGTCGAAGGCTTCGAGATGGCCGACGGCCGCGTCCTGAACGTGCTCGCTGAGGGGCGGCTCGTCAACCTCGCGGCGCCGATCTCGCTCGGCCACCCGGTCGAAGTGATGGACCAGAGCTTCGGCGTGCAGGCGGTCGTCGTCCGCGAACTCGCCGCGAACGGCGAGAGCTACGAACCCGGCGTCCACGACGTGCCCGACGACCTCGACCGCGAGGTCGCCGAGATCAAGCTCGACGCGGAGGGCGTCGAACACGACGCGCTCACCGACGAACAGCGTGAGTACATGGGTAGCTGGGAGCACGGGACGTAA
- a CDS encoding ABC transporter ATP-binding protein, with translation MSQPQNTTAEATEGREDPILSVRDLQTVFYTDNETIRAVDSISFDVGRGETVGIVGESGSGKSVTARSIMGLIESPGKVLPGSSISFDGQELTDLSEKQYQSIRGSGIGMVFQDPQQSLNPVYTVGNQIRESLAINRDITGEKATTEATRLLRAVGIPDAKRRLDEYPHEFSGGMRQRAVIAMMLACDPDFLICDEPTTALDVTIQAQILELLKELQEERGLSILFITHDMGVVADIANRVNVMYAGQIVEKATVEDLFANPQHPYTRALLRSIPGEHSRADGLETIEGQVPTPNEPADHCRFAPRCSKAFDACENVPPQHVPVGDSEDHTASCLLYPDDLSETARVERHVERATERTEEHS, from the coding sequence ATGTCTCAACCACAGAACACAACCGCGGAAGCGACGGAGGGCCGTGAAGATCCGATCCTCTCCGTGAGAGACCTCCAGACGGTTTTCTACACCGATAACGAGACGATCCGAGCGGTCGACTCGATCAGTTTCGACGTCGGTCGCGGCGAAACGGTGGGAATTGTCGGCGAGTCTGGATCGGGCAAAAGCGTTACCGCTCGCTCGATCATGGGGTTGATCGAGTCGCCCGGCAAGGTACTACCGGGGTCGTCGATCTCCTTCGACGGACAGGAACTCACAGACCTCTCGGAGAAACAGTACCAGTCGATCCGTGGAAGCGGGATCGGGATGGTCTTTCAGGACCCCCAACAGTCGCTTAACCCCGTCTACACTGTCGGCAACCAGATCCGTGAATCGCTTGCAATCAACCGCGATATCACGGGTGAAAAGGCGACCACGGAGGCGACGAGACTGCTCCGGGCCGTCGGTATTCCGGATGCCAAACGCCGGTTGGACGAGTATCCACACGAGTTCTCCGGCGGGATGCGTCAGCGTGCCGTCATCGCGATGATGCTCGCGTGTGACCCGGACTTTCTGATCTGTGACGAACCGACGACTGCACTCGACGTGACGATCCAGGCACAGATCCTGGAACTCTTAAAAGAGCTCCAAGAGGAACGCGGCCTGTCGATACTGTTCATCACGCACGACATGGGTGTCGTCGCGGACATCGCAAACCGTGTGAACGTGATGTACGCGGGACAGATTGTCGAGAAGGCGACCGTCGAAGATCTGTTCGCGAACCCACAACACCCGTACACGAGAGCGCTGCTCAGGTCCATTCCCGGTGAACACTCCCGTGCGGACGGGCTCGAAACAATCGAGGGGCAGGTGCCGACACCGAACGAACCGGCCGATCACTGTCGGTTCGCGCCTCGGTGTTCGAAGGCGTTCGACGCCTGCGAGAACGTGCCACCACAGCACGTTCCTGTCGGGGACAGCGAGGATCACACGGCGTCGTGTCTGTTGTACCCCGACGACCTGAGTGAGACGGCGCGCGTTGAGAGACACGTCGAGAGAGCGACCGAACGAACGGAGGAACACTCATGA
- a CDS encoding amidohydrolase — protein sequence MNTLRVTGGRVLRPDGRVTESDVTIDRDAGTIVAVGDETVSDAEAGSDAEVASDGETLDASGSLVIPGLVNAHTHVAMTLLRGYADDKPLDPWLREDIWPAEAELTPDDIEAGAELGVVEMIRSGTTAFADMYFAMDRVADVVDRAGLRARLGHGVVTIGKDAEGARADVEESLAVARELDGAGDGRIRTAFMPHSLTTVGEEYLHEGVAEAREAGVPIHLHANETEDEVDPIVDERGERPIAYAQDLDALGPDDFFAHGVHLDGSEIDQIADAGTAIVHCPASNMKLASGMAPVQRLRDAGVTVALGTDGAASNNDLDVFDEMRDAAMLGKLAADDATAVPAEAVVEMATAGGADALGLPGGRIEPGAAADLAVVDLDAPHLTPVHDPVSHLAYAAHGSDVRHTVCDGEVLMRDREVLTLDAERVQERAATAASDLVDRVSES from the coding sequence ATGAATACGCTTCGCGTGACGGGCGGACGGGTGCTCCGTCCCGACGGCCGCGTGACCGAGTCGGACGTGACGATCGACCGCGACGCCGGAACGATCGTCGCGGTGGGCGACGAGACGGTGAGCGACGCCGAAGCGGGAAGCGACGCCGAAGTCGCGAGCGACGGGGAGACCCTCGACGCGTCCGGCTCGCTCGTGATCCCCGGACTCGTCAACGCGCACACGCACGTCGCGATGACGCTCCTTCGGGGATACGCCGACGACAAGCCGCTCGACCCGTGGCTACGGGAGGACATCTGGCCGGCCGAGGCCGAACTCACGCCGGACGACATCGAGGCGGGCGCCGAACTCGGCGTCGTCGAGATGATCCGGTCGGGGACGACCGCGTTCGCGGACATGTACTTCGCGATGGACCGCGTCGCGGACGTGGTCGATCGCGCGGGGCTGCGGGCGCGCCTTGGCCACGGGGTCGTCACGATCGGGAAGGACGCCGAGGGCGCTCGCGCCGACGTCGAGGAGAGTCTCGCGGTCGCTCGCGAACTCGACGGCGCCGGAGACGGGCGGATCCGGACCGCCTTCATGCCGCACTCGCTGACGACGGTGGGCGAGGAGTACCTCCACGAGGGCGTCGCGGAGGCGCGCGAGGCGGGCGTCCCGATTCACCTCCACGCGAACGAGACGGAAGACGAGGTCGACCCGATCGTCGACGAGCGCGGGGAGCGTCCGATCGCGTACGCGCAGGATCTCGACGCGCTCGGCCCGGACGACTTCTTCGCGCACGGCGTCCACCTCGACGGCTCGGAGATCGACCAGATCGCCGACGCGGGCACCGCGATCGTCCACTGTCCGGCCTCGAACATGAAGCTCGCAAGCGGGATGGCCCCGGTCCAGCGGCTCCGCGACGCGGGCGTCACGGTCGCGCTCGGCACCGATGGGGCGGCCTCGAACAACGACCTCGATGTGTTCGACGAGATGCGCGACGCCGCCATGCTCGGGAAGCTCGCTGCGGACGACGCCACCGCGGTGCCCGCCGAGGCGGTCGTGGAGATGGCGACGGCCGGCGGTGCAGACGCTCTCGGCCTCCCCGGCGGTCGGATCGAGCCGGGCGCGGCCGCCGACCTCGCCGTCGTTGACCTCGACGCCCCGCACCTGACGCCAGTCCACGACCCCGTCTCCCACCTCGCGTACGCGGCGCACGGGAGCGACGTGCGCCACACCGTCTGCGACGGCGAGGTGTTGATGCGCGACCGCGAGGTCCTGACGCTCGACGCTGAGCGCGTACAGGAGCGGGCGGCGACGGCCGCGAGCGACCTCGTCGATCGAGTCAGCGAATCGTAA
- a CDS encoding ABC transporter permease subunit, which yields MSDRHTTESIREELTHRDNLSLSARVTETPEPFLRWAVPMFVLIAVEFATWAGIAVGMLDALVLGVTAVIEIALSYVTPGLAQVVIDFQTGAVGMLRDVGGTLGELPTLFGRELIPNQGHQTPDGSWQGTFLGLQPAVAWAIRFSLIIAYALFTAYWVFRGWLVYREHYREADWTPTDDIVDNLRGHRWGQFGLIVLIVFLTMATFGSALAPSTVDQNIQSPYAEENQIQYLSEEGTVETVFAGDANFNSKSKGAVETNVGVMSYDDYSRFHPFGTLPNGRDLFTFMMGGARITMIVSGMAITGAAGVAMTLSMLSAYYRGSLDLGVLTVSDGVVSIPQLLLLIMVSAVFADTWLGGVLDGGFLLALIFAFTTWPFLWRAVRGPALQVAQEEWVRAAESYGQQPRKIMRKHMLPYILGYLLVYASMSVGGIIISLSALSFLGNGLGIDPPTPAWGRAISAGQSYVSSVSWHISLIPGLMIVLLVTGMNALGDGIRDAIDPETESGEGEEAAAGGGA from the coding sequence ATGTCTGATCGTCATACCACCGAGTCGATTCGAGAAGAACTGACACACCGTGATAATCTGTCGCTCTCTGCTCGCGTCACAGAGACTCCGGAGCCGTTCCTGCGGTGGGCCGTTCCGATGTTCGTGTTGATCGCCGTCGAGTTCGCTACGTGGGCAGGGATCGCGGTCGGCATGCTTGACGCGTTGGTCCTCGGAGTGACGGCCGTTATCGAGATTGCATTGAGTTACGTCACACCCGGACTCGCACAGGTCGTCATCGACTTCCAGACCGGTGCGGTGGGTATGCTCCGCGATGTGGGAGGTACGCTTGGAGAGTTGCCGACCCTGTTCGGCCGGGAACTCATCCCGAATCAGGGGCATCAGACTCCGGATGGCTCGTGGCAGGGAACCTTCCTCGGACTCCAACCGGCGGTCGCGTGGGCGATCAGGTTTTCGCTCATCATCGCGTATGCCCTCTTTACTGCCTACTGGGTGTTCCGTGGCTGGCTCGTCTATCGCGAACACTACCGCGAGGCCGACTGGACTCCCACGGACGACATCGTCGATAACCTCCGCGGCCACCGGTGGGGTCAGTTCGGACTCATCGTGCTGATCGTGTTTCTGACGATGGCGACGTTCGGCTCCGCGCTGGCTCCCTCGACGGTCGATCAGAACATCCAGAGTCCCTACGCCGAGGAGAATCAGATTCAGTACTTATCAGAGGAAGGAACCGTCGAAACGGTGTTCGCCGGCGACGCCAACTTCAACTCGAAGTCCAAGGGAGCGGTCGAGACCAACGTCGGGGTGATGTCGTACGACGACTACAGCCGCTTCCATCCGTTCGGGACGCTCCCGAACGGTCGTGACCTGTTCACGTTCATGATGGGCGGGGCCAGAATCACGATGATCGTCTCAGGGATGGCGATCACCGGCGCCGCGGGAGTCGCGATGACGCTGTCGATGTTATCCGCGTACTACCGCGGATCGCTCGATCTCGGTGTCCTCACGGTTTCAGACGGGGTTGTCTCTATTCCACAGCTGCTGTTGTTGATCATGGTGAGTGCGGTCTTTGCGGACACGTGGCTCGGAGGGGTACTCGATGGAGGGTTCCTGTTGGCGCTCATCTTCGCGTTCACGACGTGGCCGTTCCTGTGGCGAGCGGTTCGTGGTCCGGCGTTACAGGTCGCACAGGAGGAGTGGGTCCGCGCCGCAGAGAGCTACGGCCAACAGCCACGGAAGATCATGCGAAAGCACATGCTTCCCTACATCCTCGGCTACCTCCTCGTCTACGCCTCGATGTCGGTGGGGGGGATCATTATCAGTCTCTCGGCGCTGTCCTTCCTCGGTAACGGCTTAGGGATAGATCCCCCAACTCCCGCCTGGGGACGGGCGATCTCGGCCGGGCAGAGCTACGTCTCTTCGGTCTCGTGGCACATCTCGCTGATTCCCGGATTGATGATCGTGCTCCTCGTGACCGGAATGAACGCCCTCGGTGACGGGATCCGCGACGCCATCGATCCGGAGACCGAGAGCGGAGAAGGTGAAGAGGCGGCCGCAGGAGGTGGTGCGTGA
- a CDS encoding ABC transporter permease has translation MNRGAYIIKRLGLAVPVMMFGITMSFLILYLGPIDPVGSILGQQATPEDIRQLRMELNYIDAAGNPVPLWEQYFGVVSDLFTLDFGESWTIQRETPVTELIINRMPATLWLGFWSVIIALGAGVPLGLYAGLRANTLRDYTASGFGIVWRAMPNFWLAVIISGLITAGGALEFYRTAIVETPVSGTPDALNNLFTTVDIFAGVPYLELLFIPVPNLGPMFVAFKWILPAALVLGSSSMGNEVRIGRTAVLESINSKYVETAKAKGLSPRRIIVKHVGRNAVIPLLPVIMGEFYLLVGGSVLVEAVFGINGLGNLFFNAVLGPDIPLVMALVFIFIVIQILFNIGQDLLYTYIDPRISLGESE, from the coding sequence ATGAACCGAGGCGCCTACATAATCAAGCGGCTCGGACTCGCGGTTCCGGTCATGATGTTCGGGATCACGATGTCGTTTTTGATCCTCTATCTCGGCCCGATAGATCCCGTCGGGAGCATCCTCGGTCAGCAGGCGACACCCGAGGACATCCGACAGCTCCGGATGGAACTGAACTACATCGATGCAGCCGGAAACCCCGTTCCCCTGTGGGAGCAGTATTTCGGAGTCGTCAGCGACCTGTTCACGCTCGATTTCGGAGAATCGTGGACGATTCAGCGTGAGACGCCCGTCACCGAGCTCATCATCAACCGGATGCCCGCGACGCTGTGGCTCGGCTTCTGGTCAGTCATCATCGCACTCGGGGCCGGCGTCCCGCTCGGACTGTACGCCGGCCTGCGCGCGAATACACTCCGAGATTACACGGCCTCCGGGTTCGGGATCGTCTGGCGCGCGATGCCGAACTTCTGGCTTGCCGTCATCATCTCCGGACTGATCACCGCTGGAGGCGCCCTCGAGTTCTATCGCACTGCGATCGTCGAAACACCGGTCAGTGGAACCCCCGACGCGCTGAACAACCTGTTCACCACCGTCGATATCTTCGCCGGTGTCCCGTATCTGGAGCTGTTGTTCATTCCGGTGCCCAATCTCGGTCCGATGTTCGTCGCGTTCAAGTGGATACTGCCCGCCGCGCTCGTTCTCGGGTCGTCATCGATGGGTAACGAGGTCAGAATCGGACGGACCGCAGTGCTCGAGAGCATCAACTCAAAGTACGTCGAGACCGCGAAGGCGAAGGGGCTCTCTCCCCGTCGGATCATCGTCAAACACGTCGGACGGAACGCGGTCATCCCGCTTTTGCCCGTCATCATGGGCGAGTTCTACCTGTTGGTCGGCGGGTCCGTCCTCGTTGAGGCGGTCTTCGGTATCAACGGCCTCGGCAACCTCTTTTTCAACGCGGTGTTGGGGCCCGATATCCCGCTCGTGATGGCACTCGTGTTCATTTTCATCGTGATCCAGATCCTGTTCAACATCGGCCAAGACCTCCTGTATACGTACATCGATCCGCGAATCAGCCTTGGAGAGAGTGAGTAA
- a CDS encoding dihydroneopterin aldolase family protein, with translation MTTDAQQACFEAGIKFGSLYHQFAGTPVSPASARSLEAAMAEAIENQPFCESVTVEIHDDRVADAIDHENGYTELTGSLMDVEMQIAYEGIEVRTRMAMRDGYPLMELVSVEAAKSD, from the coding sequence ATGACAACCGACGCCCAGCAGGCGTGTTTCGAAGCCGGAATCAAGTTCGGCTCGCTGTACCACCAGTTCGCGGGAACGCCGGTCAGTCCGGCGAGTGCCCGCAGTCTGGAGGCGGCGATGGCGGAAGCGATCGAGAACCAGCCGTTCTGCGAGTCGGTGACCGTTGAGATCCACGACGACCGCGTCGCGGACGCGATCGACCATGAGAACGGGTACACGGAGCTGACTGGCTCGCTGATGGACGTCGAGATGCAGATTGCCTACGAGGGCATCGAGGTCCGCACCCGAATGGCGATGCGAGACGGCTACCCGCTGATGGAACTGGTCTCGGTCGAAGCGGCGAAAAGCGACTGA
- a CDS encoding DUF7555 family protein gives MQTASSFARISEFAIWVGAASTVVVVACATVAYAFGDGLLTLKYVLFVVGFALFGLGGLAIQPKAKRRDRKRVSFDTEQEWEIEARLAQLPPLRGMTIPFEKRVSRNVKMFATSLVVLAVSLSLEVVAGVSV, from the coding sequence GTGCAGACAGCGAGTAGCTTCGCTCGGATCAGCGAGTTCGCCATCTGGGTCGGCGCCGCGTCTACCGTCGTCGTCGTGGCTTGCGCCACGGTCGCGTACGCGTTCGGTGACGGGCTACTCACGCTGAAGTACGTCCTCTTCGTCGTCGGATTCGCGCTGTTCGGCCTCGGCGGGTTAGCCATCCAACCGAAGGCCAAACGGCGGGACCGAAAACGTGTCAGCTTCGACACCGAACAGGAGTGGGAGATTGAAGCCCGACTCGCTCAGCTCCCGCCGCTCCGTGGGATGACCATTCCGTTCGAGAAGCGGGTGAGTCGCAACGTGAAGATGTTCGCGACGAGTCTGGTCGTCTTAGCGGTGTCGCTGTCGCTCGAGGTCGTCGCAGGCGTCAGCGTGTGA
- a CDS encoding DUF7529 family protein, whose product MVRTEPNGSDTDDAQRRAQTVKQSKAGLQQTIADMKAMAADREEAGYETLTVAAGDTTPKTPDTGESDEWGLSYVVPSNVEDEFVALYDRASFDEIGVYQADAEGIRFIVTEYLDHDEQIAVFIAGTFRLQFAAPLARTALDRGHMYTHVKKLDGTHLGSIDHDDPDAFFPDPESVYAYER is encoded by the coding sequence ATGGTTCGAACGGAGCCGAACGGCTCAGATACGGACGACGCCCAACGACGCGCACAGACAGTTAAGCAGTCCAAGGCGGGATTACAACAGACAATCGCGGACATGAAGGCGATGGCCGCCGACCGCGAGGAGGCCGGGTACGAGACGCTCACCGTCGCCGCCGGGGACACGACCCCGAAGACACCGGACACGGGCGAATCGGACGAGTGGGGGCTGAGCTACGTCGTCCCCAGCAACGTCGAAGACGAGTTCGTTGCACTGTACGACCGAGCCAGTTTCGACGAGATCGGGGTCTACCAGGCCGACGCGGAGGGGATCCGATTCATCGTCACCGAATATCTCGACCACGACGAGCAGATCGCCGTGTTTATCGCCGGCACGTTCCGGCTACAGTTCGCCGCGCCGCTCGCCAGAACCGCACTCGACCGCGGACACATGTACACGCACGTGAAGAAACTCGACGGAACGCATCTCGGATCGATCGACCACGACGACCCCGACGCGTTCTTCCCAGACCCGGAATCGGTGTACGCCTACGAGCGCTAA
- a CDS encoding 50S ribosomal protein L16: MSDKPASMYRTIDKPSYTRREYITGIPGSKIAQHNMGDLSAEPDDYPVQISLRVEEELQIRHGSLESSRLSANRHLIKELGEGNYKMTLRKFPHQVIRENKQATGAGADRVSDGMRQAFGKPVGTAARLNKDDIVFTAYCDVEQASVVKEAFRRAYNKLSPPCRITVDRGEELLVS, encoded by the coding sequence ATGTCTGACAAACCCGCCTCTATGTATCGGACGATCGACAAGCCGTCGTACACCCGCCGCGAATACATCACGGGCATTCCCGGTTCGAAGATCGCCCAGCACAACATGGGCGACCTCTCCGCGGAGCCGGACGACTACCCCGTCCAGATCAGCCTCCGCGTCGAAGAGGAGCTCCAGATCCGACACGGCTCGCTCGAGAGCTCCCGGCTCTCGGCGAACCGGCACCTCATCAAGGAACTCGGCGAGGGTAACTACAAGATGACCCTCCGCAAGTTCCCCCATCAGGTCATTCGGGAGAACAAGCAGGCGACCGGCGCCGGTGCGGACCGTGTCTCCGACGGGATGCGGCAGGCGTTCGGCAAGCCGGTCGGGACCGCCGCGCGGCTCAACAAGGACGACATCGTCTTCACCGCGTACTGCGACGTCGAGCAGGCGTCCGTCGTGAAGGAGGCGTTCCGCCGCGCGTACAACAAGCTCTCGCCGCCGTGCCGGATCACGGTCGACCGCGGCGAGGAGCTGCTCGTTTCGTAG
- a CDS encoding ABC transporter ATP-binding protein, with translation MSNAVEQSSPTEESEVLVEVEGLKKYYGGDGLFADPPVKAVDGVDFEIRRGETLGLVGESGCGKSTLGRTLLALERATEGSIVYNGTDVTTLSGTELKEWRKNAQMVFQDPESSLNDRMTVGEIIREPLDAHDWKTMNDRRERVLDLLSAVGLPDKHYFRYPHQFSGGQRQRIGIARALALEPDFLVLDEPVSALDVSVQAKIISLLEDLQEEFNLTYLLIAHDLSVVRYISDRVAVMYLGKIMEMGEAEELFTDASNPYTQSLLSAIPEPDPTETSRRITLSGTPPSPSDAPPGCNLSTRCPAKIKPEAYANLDSDLWNAIEQFREVVRERARITLSTSDRVRRRFDRFERFDDIEESMADTFDDLEVPERVDEQIRTAVEMVKRGRPTEAQEHLYDEFASVCDREPPEMHKVSASGRYSYCHRHTDEYEDVGPVITRRADSE, from the coding sequence ATGAGCAACGCAGTTGAGCAGTCGAGTCCGACTGAGGAGTCGGAGGTGCTGGTGGAAGTTGAGGGGCTCAAAAAGTACTACGGAGGCGACGGACTGTTCGCCGATCCGCCGGTGAAGGCGGTCGACGGCGTCGACTTCGAGATCAGACGCGGCGAGACGCTCGGACTGGTCGGCGAGTCCGGGTGCGGGAAGAGCACGCTCGGCCGTACCCTGCTGGCACTCGAACGCGCCACCGAGGGATCGATCGTATACAACGGCACCGACGTCACGACGCTTTCCGGGACAGAGCTCAAAGAGTGGCGCAAGAACGCCCAGATGGTGTTCCAAGACCCCGAGTCCAGCCTGAACGATCGGATGACGGTCGGAGAGATCATTCGGGAGCCGCTCGACGCACACGACTGGAAGACGATGAACGATCGGCGTGAGCGGGTGCTGGATCTACTGTCGGCAGTCGGTCTCCCCGACAAACACTACTTTCGGTACCCACACCAGTTCTCCGGCGGACAGCGGCAGCGGATAGGGATCGCACGAGCGCTCGCGCTCGAGCCGGACTTCCTGGTCCTCGACGAACCGGTTTCTGCCCTCGACGTGAGCGTCCAGGCGAAGATCATCAGTCTCCTCGAAGACCTCCAAGAGGAGTTTAATCTCACGTATCTGCTCATCGCACACGACCTCTCGGTGGTTCGGTATATCTCCGATCGTGTCGCCGTGATGTACCTCGGGAAGATCATGGAAATGGGCGAGGCCGAAGAGCTGTTCACAGACGCGTCAAATCCGTACACACAGTCGCTGTTGTCGGCGATTCCGGAACCCGATCCGACCGAAACGTCTCGTCGGATAACCCTCTCCGGAACGCCCCCGAGCCCGAGCGACGCGCCGCCGGGCTGTAACCTCTCGACTCGCTGTCCGGCGAAGATTAAACCGGAGGCGTACGCCAACCTCGACAGCGATCTCTGGAACGCGATTGAACAGTTCAGGGAGGTCGTTCGTGAACGCGCCCGTATCACGCTCTCGACGAGCGACCGGGTCAGGCGGCGGTTCGACCGGTTCGAGCGGTTTGACGACATCGAGGAGAGCATGGCGGACACCTTCGATGACCTCGAGGTACCAGAGCGGGTTGACGAACAGATCCGGACCGCAGTCGAGATGGTCAAGCGCGGCCGTCCGACGGAAGCCCAAGAACACCTCTACGACGAGTTCGCCAGTGTCTGCGATCGAGAACCGCCAGAGATGCACAAAGTGTCTGCGTCAGGTCGGTACAGCTACTGCCACCGGCACACCGACGAGTACGAAGACGTGGGGCCCGTGATTACACGCCGTGCAGACAGCGAGTAG
- the nucS gene encoding endonuclease NucS gives MTVTSVHDPSHREALWELEDAFEGGDLISLFGRCTVSYEGRAASDLGAGDRLLVLKPDGAALVHTDEGRQPVNWQPPGSEHHAAVREGQLRVRSTRSNPDETLTVRFSDIHQLSAMAVTGGRDLTLHGSEEDLRTRILERPELVEPGFEPRETERPSSAGPMDVFGVDADGDPVVVELKRRRVGPDAVGQLARYVRALRAELGAEEGADTPVVRGVLVAPSVTDRAAERLADRGFDHVALDPTPEE, from the coding sequence GTGACAGTAACGAGCGTCCACGACCCGAGCCACCGCGAGGCCCTCTGGGAACTCGAAGACGCCTTCGAGGGCGGCGATCTGATAAGCCTCTTCGGCCGCTGTACGGTCAGCTACGAGGGCCGCGCCGCCTCCGACCTCGGCGCCGGCGACCGGCTGCTCGTGTTAAAGCCCGACGGCGCCGCCCTCGTCCACACCGACGAGGGGCGCCAGCCGGTCAACTGGCAGCCGCCGGGATCGGAACACCACGCCGCGGTGCGCGAGGGACAACTTCGCGTACGCTCGACCAGAAGCAACCCCGACGAGACGCTGACGGTCCGCTTTTCCGACATCCACCAGCTCTCTGCGATGGCGGTCACCGGCGGGCGCGACCTCACGCTCCACGGGAGCGAGGAGGACCTTCGGACCAGAATCTTGGAACGCCCCGAACTCGTCGAGCCGGGGTTCGAGCCCCGCGAGACCGAGCGCCCCTCCAGCGCCGGCCCGATGGACGTGTTCGGCGTCGACGCCGACGGTGACCCGGTCGTCGTCGAGCTGAAACGCCGGCGGGTTGGCCCGGACGCGGTCGGGCAACTCGCCCGGTACGTGCGGGCGCTCCGGGCGGAGCTGGGAGCGGAAGAAGGAGCCGACACCCCCGTCGTCCGCGGAGTGCTCGTCGCGCCCTCGGTCACCGATCGGGCCGCGGAGCGGCTCGCAGACCGCGGGTTCGACCACGTCGCGCTCGACCCGACGCCGGAGGAGTGA